From the Hymenobacter yonginensis genome, one window contains:
- a CDS encoding YetF domain-containing protein: MQEFFDNLLGIQATADTITIGQTCARAVLVFLVALVLLRLSGRRTFGGNSALDMVVKFMFGALLSRVIIADAPMGVTFTAAAALVAVHRALAYAVYFSPLLRKLVKGSDSILAEGVTIHQQELARASVSEQELRAGVRATANTDDLSTTKVVRLEHDGTITVVKK; this comes from the coding sequence ATGCAGGAGTTTTTCGATAACCTACTGGGTATACAGGCAACGGCCGATACCATCACCATCGGGCAGACATGCGCGCGGGCCGTGCTGGTGTTTCTGGTGGCCCTGGTGCTGCTGCGGCTGTCAGGTCGGCGCACCTTCGGTGGCAACAGCGCCCTCGATATGGTGGTGAAGTTTATGTTTGGGGCGTTGCTCAGCCGCGTTATTATTGCCGATGCGCCGATGGGCGTCACGTTCACGGCGGCGGCGGCGCTGGTGGCAGTCCACCGGGCCCTGGCGTATGCGGTGTATTTTTCGCCGCTGCTGCGCAAGCTGGTGAAGGGCTCCGACTCCATCCTGGCGGAAGGCGTCACCATTCATCAGCAGGAACTAGCCCGGGCCAGCGTGAGCGAGCAGGAGCTCCGGGCCGGCGTGCGCGCCACTGCCAACACCGACGACCTGTCCACAACCAAAGTGGTCCGCCTGGAGCACGACGGCACGATTACCGTTGTGAAGAAGTGA
- a CDS encoding sigma-54-dependent transcriptional regulator has protein sequence MPRILIIDDEKAIRHTLKEILEYESYQVDQAEDGPTGLDMLIRDKYDVVLCDIKMPKMDGIEVLERARIVAPDAAFIMVSAHGNVEMAVDATKKGAYDFLQKPPDLNRLLVTVRNALDRTKLVAETKTLKKKVAKSSEMIGSSAELGAVRKAIEKVAPTDARVLITGPNGAGKEMVARQLHELSNRAGGPLIEVNCAAIPSELIESELFGHEKGSFTSAVKQRIGKFEQADGGTLFLDEIGDMSLSAQAKVLRALQENKITRVGGEKEISVNVRVLAATNKNLLQEIADRNFREDLYHRLSVILIQVPALNDRRDDVPELIEKFLKDIAADYGNKPKKIDAAALDYLKGLDWRGNIRELRNVVERLVIMSDDTISAADAKAFAGK, from the coding sequence ATGCCCCGCATTCTTATAATCGACGACGAAAAGGCCATCCGCCACACGCTCAAGGAAATTCTGGAGTACGAAAGCTACCAGGTCGACCAGGCCGAGGACGGCCCCACCGGCCTCGACATGCTCATCCGCGACAAATACGACGTGGTGCTCTGCGACATCAAAATGCCCAAAATGGACGGCATTGAGGTGCTGGAGCGGGCCCGCATTGTGGCGCCCGACGCAGCTTTTATCATGGTATCGGCCCACGGCAACGTGGAAATGGCCGTGGATGCCACCAAGAAAGGCGCCTACGATTTCCTGCAGAAGCCACCAGACCTGAACCGCCTGCTCGTGACGGTGCGCAACGCCCTGGACCGCACCAAGCTGGTGGCCGAAACCAAGACGCTCAAAAAGAAAGTCGCCAAAAGCTCGGAGATGATTGGCTCCTCGGCGGAGCTAGGGGCCGTGCGCAAGGCCATCGAGAAGGTAGCCCCTACCGATGCCCGGGTGCTGATTACGGGTCCCAACGGCGCCGGCAAGGAGATGGTAGCACGCCAGTTGCACGAGCTCAGCAACCGCGCCGGCGGCCCGCTGATTGAGGTGAACTGCGCCGCCATTCCGTCGGAGCTGATTGAGTCGGAGCTGTTCGGGCACGAGAAAGGCTCGTTCACGTCGGCCGTGAAGCAGCGCATCGGCAAGTTCGAGCAGGCTGACGGTGGCACGCTGTTTCTGGACGAAATCGGCGACATGAGCCTTTCGGCCCAGGCCAAGGTGCTGCGGGCGCTGCAGGAAAACAAGATTACGCGGGTAGGCGGCGAAAAGGAAATCAGCGTGAACGTGCGCGTGCTGGCCGCCACCAACAAAAACCTGCTGCAGGAAATTGCCGACCGCAACTTCCGCGAAGACCTCTACCACCGCCTCTCGGTCATCCTGATTCAGGTGCCGGCCCTCAACGACCGCCGCGACGACGTCCCGGAGCTGATTGAGAAGTTCCTCAAGGACATTGCCGCCGACTACGGCAACAAGCCCAAGAAAATCGACGCCGCCGCCCTCGACTACCTCAAAGGCCTCGACTGGCGCGGCAATATCCGGGAGCTGCGCAACGTGGTGGAGCGCCTCGTGATTATGAGCGACGACACCATATCTGCCGCCGACGCTAAAGCATTTGCCGGCAAATAG
- the rnhA gene encoding ribonuclease HI: protein MIYLFTDGSSRGNPGPGGYGAILRFGQHEKELTQGFRLTTNNRMELLAIIVGLEAINRPELPITVVTDSKYVVDSVEKKWVFGWLNKPDFGKKANEDLWRRFVKVYRQRTVHFKWVRGHNGHPENERCDQLAVRSATGGGLLIDDGYELIEARRAG, encoded by the coding sequence ATGATTTACCTGTTTACCGACGGCTCCTCGCGCGGCAACCCGGGGCCGGGCGGCTACGGCGCCATTCTGCGCTTCGGCCAGCACGAGAAAGAGCTGACCCAGGGCTTCCGCCTCACCACCAACAACCGCATGGAGTTGCTGGCCATCATCGTGGGCCTGGAGGCCATCAACCGCCCCGAGCTGCCCATCACCGTCGTGACGGACTCCAAGTACGTGGTGGATTCGGTGGAAAAGAAATGGGTATTCGGCTGGCTCAACAAGCCCGATTTCGGCAAAAAAGCCAACGAAGACCTTTGGCGGCGCTTCGTAAAGGTGTACCGCCAGCGCACCGTGCACTTCAAATGGGTGCGCGGCCACAACGGCCACCCCGAAAACGAGCGGTGCGACCAACTCGCCGTGCGCAGCGCCACCGGCGGCGGCCTGCTCATTGACGACGGCTATGAATTGATTGAGGCGCGGCGTGCAGGGTAA
- a CDS encoding MarC family protein produces MFSLKEIFSVTLTLFAVIDILGSIPIIIQIRQREGQIHSEKATLVAGVLMVVFLFLGQSILSLFGVDFQSFALAGAIIIFLIGMEMILGIELFRHNPLAASGSIVPLAFPLIVGAGTMTTLLSLRAAYQLPNVLAGIVLNLVFVYGVLKSSAWIERKLGKAGEDILRRVFGVILLAIAIKLFKSNF; encoded by the coding sequence ATGTTCAGTCTCAAAGAAATCTTCTCCGTCACGCTCACGCTGTTTGCCGTGATTGATATTCTGGGTTCCATCCCGATTATCATCCAGATTCGGCAGCGCGAAGGCCAGATTCACTCCGAGAAAGCCACCCTGGTGGCGGGCGTGCTGATGGTGGTGTTCCTGTTTCTGGGGCAGAGCATCCTGAGCTTGTTCGGGGTTGATTTCCAGAGCTTCGCGCTGGCGGGCGCCATCATCATCTTCCTCATTGGCATGGAGATGATTCTGGGCATCGAGCTGTTCCGGCACAATCCGCTGGCGGCCTCGGGCTCCATTGTGCCGCTGGCGTTTCCGCTTATCGTGGGCGCCGGCACCATGACCACGCTTCTTTCCTTGCGGGCTGCCTACCAGCTGCCCAACGTGCTGGCCGGCATTGTATTGAATCTGGTGTTTGTGTACGGCGTGCTCAAAAGCTCCGCCTGGATTGAGCGCAAGCTCGGCAAGGCCGGCGAAGACATCCTGCGCCGCGTGTTCGGCGTGATTCTGCTGGCCATTGCCATCAAGCTGTTTAAAAGTAACTTCTAA
- a CDS encoding aminotransferase class V-fold PLP-dependent enzyme, which translates to MYTFNPGPSQVYPQVRQYLQDAFDEGWLSAPHRGERFTGLMRQTVQELKNKLNVPQDYTVFFMGSATECWEVLTQSLTPRKSFHLYSGAFGEKWYEYAKALRPACVGYPFGIDEVPDVAALPLPDSETDLVCITQNETSNATQLRDGFILNLYNRLGQALLAVDATSSMAGVQLKFIKADIWFASVQKCFGLPAGLSVMILSPRAVARLRDQNERAHYNSLTSQYEKMLNWQTTYTPNVLGIYLLSRVLHDRPALKAVHQHLQERATKLYDYFEQATQLTPLVTNPETRSTTVIGLQGPPALIDEVKRRALTQGLQLGNGYGTWKSNSLRIANFPAIPDAAFEQLVQFFAREFA; encoded by the coding sequence ATGTATACATTCAATCCCGGCCCTTCGCAGGTGTACCCCCAGGTACGCCAGTATCTTCAGGACGCTTTCGACGAGGGCTGGCTCTCGGCCCCGCACCGCGGCGAGCGGTTCACGGGCCTCATGCGCCAGACCGTGCAGGAGCTAAAAAACAAGCTCAACGTGCCTCAGGACTACACCGTGTTCTTCATGGGCTCGGCCACGGAGTGCTGGGAAGTGCTGACGCAGAGTCTCACGCCGCGCAAAAGCTTTCACCTCTACAGCGGGGCCTTCGGCGAGAAATGGTACGAGTACGCCAAGGCCCTGCGCCCGGCCTGCGTCGGCTACCCGTTTGGTATTGATGAGGTGCCCGACGTGGCAGCCCTGCCCCTACCCGACTCCGAAACCGACTTGGTCTGCATCACCCAAAACGAAACCAGCAACGCCACCCAGCTGCGCGACGGCTTCATCCTGAACCTCTACAACCGCCTCGGGCAGGCGCTGCTGGCCGTCGATGCCACCTCGTCGATGGCGGGCGTGCAGCTCAAGTTCATCAAGGCCGATATCTGGTTTGCGTCGGTGCAGAAGTGCTTCGGGCTGCCGGCAGGCTTGTCGGTGATGATTCTGTCGCCGCGGGCCGTGGCGCGGCTGCGCGACCAGAACGAGCGGGCCCACTACAACTCGCTCACGTCGCAGTACGAGAAGATGCTGAACTGGCAGACCACTTACACGCCCAACGTACTGGGTATCTACCTGCTCAGCCGCGTCCTGCACGACCGGCCGGCGCTGAAAGCCGTGCACCAGCACCTGCAGGAGCGCGCCACCAAGCTCTACGACTACTTCGAGCAGGCCACCCAGCTCACGCCCCTGGTCACGAACCCCGAAACCCGCTCCACCACCGTCATTGGCCTGCAGGGCCCGCCCGCCCTCATCGACGAGGTGAAGCGGCGCGCCCTCACCCAGGGCCTGCAGCTCGGCAACGGCTACGGCACTTGGAAAAGCAACAGCCTGCGCATCGCCAACTTCCCGGCCATCCCCGACGCGGCCTTCGAGCAGCTGGTGCAGTTCTTCGCCCGCGAGTTTGCCTAA
- the aroQ gene encoding type II 3-dehydroquinate dehydratase, translated as MQLLILNGPNLNLLGRREPGIYGTRSFEDYLPELRAAFPEVQLEYFQSNHEGELLDKLHEVGYTYHGIVLNAGGYTHTSVALADAVAAINTPVVEVHLSNLHAREEFRQRSLLGKHCIGSISGFKLESYRMAVQYFESQRPKRMGFKV; from the coding sequence TCTCATTCTCAACGGCCCCAACCTCAACCTGCTCGGCCGCCGCGAGCCGGGCATCTACGGCACCCGCTCCTTCGAAGACTACCTGCCCGAGCTGCGCGCCGCCTTTCCGGAAGTACAGCTGGAGTATTTCCAGAGCAACCACGAGGGCGAGCTGCTCGACAAGCTGCACGAAGTGGGCTACACCTACCACGGCATCGTGCTCAATGCCGGCGGCTACACCCACACCAGCGTGGCCCTCGCCGACGCCGTGGCCGCCATCAATACGCCCGTGGTGGAAGTGCACCTGAGCAACCTGCACGCCCGCGAGGAATTCCGGCAGCGCAGTCTGCTGGGCAAGCACTGCATCGGCAGCATCAGCGGCTTCAAGCTGGAAAGCTACCGCATGGCCGTGCAGTATTTCGAAAGCCAGCGCCCCAAGCGCATGGGGTTTAAGGTGTGA